The Tamandua tetradactyla isolate mTamTet1 chromosome 8, mTamTet1.pri, whole genome shotgun sequence genome includes a window with the following:
- the FOXR1 gene encoding LOW QUALITY PROTEIN: forkhead box protein R1 (The sequence of the model RefSeq protein was modified relative to this genomic sequence to represent the inferred CDS: deleted 1 base in 1 codon), with protein sequence MGNESFLAFTTTHLSLAEQNLARYRLRIVAPPKLPLEKKPNPDKDGPDIEPNLWMWVNANIVYPPGKLEAPRRKTVTSILSAPQPPPKEEDSKCIKATVVESLPPSFCQQYPPQKRFASSLSDWELTEEEEEEEAEDQDDSSSVALPPSHKKAPLQSQRLRQANSQEGRLWPRPPLNYFHLIALALRNSSPCGLNVQQIYNFTRQHFPFFQTAPEGWKNTVRHNLCFRDSFEKVPAGMQGVASTRPRSCLWKLTEEGHRRFEEEARALASTQLESIQQCMSQPDMIPFLFELEPC encoded by the exons ATGGGGAATGAGTCTTTCTTGGCTTTTACCACCACCCACCTATCCTTAGCGGagcaaaacc TTGCCAGATACAGACTCCGAATAGTTGCGCCCCCAAAACTGCCTCTGGAGAAGAAACCCAATCCTGACAAAGATG GTCCCGACATTGAACCTAACCTGTGGATGTGGGTAAATGCCAACATCGTGTACCCCCCTGGAAAGCTGGAGGCCCCAAGGAGGAAAACTGTGACAAGCATACTCTCTGCCCCTCAGCCACCCCCAAAAGAAGAAGATTCCAAATGCATCAAAGCCACAGTGGTGGAGTCACTGCCACCTTCCTTCTGCCAGCAATATCCCCCACAGAAACGGTTTGCCTCTTCCCTGAGCGACTGGGAG CTcacagaagaggaggaggaggaggaggccgaGGACCAGGATGACAGCTCCTCTGTGGCTCTCCCACCCTCTCACAAAAAGGCCCCCCTCCAGAGTCAGAGGCTTCGGCAAGCCAACAGCCAGGAGGGGAGGCTCTGGCCCCGC CCCCCCCTCAATTACTTccatctaattgctctggcattAAGAAACAGTTCCCCCTGTGGCCTCAACGTGCAGCAGATCTACAATTTCACTCG ACAGCATTTCCCCTTCTTCCAGACGGCTCCAGAAGGCTGGAAGAATACCGTCCGCCACAATCTGTGCTTCCGTGATAGCTTTGAGAAAGTGCCAGCGGGCATGCAGGGGGTGGCGAGTACACGGCCTCGATCTTGCCTCTGGAAGTTGACTGAGGAAGGACACCGGCGCTTCGAGGAGGAGGCCCGTGCCTTGGCCTCCACTCAGCTGGAGAGTATCCAACAGTGTATGAGCCAGCCAG ATATGATCCCCTTCCTCTTTGAACTTGAACCCTGTTAA